DNA from Cyanobacteriota bacterium:
TAGTTTCATGAGCATCATGGAGGGTCCATTTTGGGCTTGATAATCTCTCAAGAGATTGTTGATAAACTCTAGGCTGCAATTCAGCAAATGCTTGAGCTATATCTGCATCAACATTTGGTTTGTCTGCTAGATACTTTGCTGCTTCTCTTGCTGTAGTTTCATGAGCATCATGGAGGGTCCATTTTGGGCTTGATAATCTCTCAAGAGATTGTTGATAAACTCCAGGCTGCGATTCAGCAAATGCTTGAGCTGTATCTGAGTTACGAATATAATTGAGATTAATCATGGAGAAGATAATATCATACGAATCTTATGCTTGTCAAGCCCTATTTTAATTATTTTGATACTCAGTAGTTTTGCTAGAATAAGTCAACAAGGAGAACACAATGACACACACTTTACCTGAATTACCATGGGCTATGAATGCTCTAGAACCAAACTATCTTAAATCCACTCTTGAGTTTCATTACTCAAAACACCACAATGCATATGTTACTAACTTAAACAAAGCACTTGAAGGTACTGGCAAAGAAAATACGCCAATTGAAGAATTGCTTTCTAATATCAAAGATATCCCTGAAGCCAAAAGACAAGCTGTCATCAACAATGGTGGCGGACATTACAACCACACATTATTTTGGCAAGTCATGGCTCCTAATGCTGGCGGCGAGCCGACTGGTGTACTAGCTGACGCAATCAACGCAAGCTTCGGTAGTTTTGCAGAATTCAAAACTCAATTCGTCAATGCTGGAGCTACTCAATTTGGTAGTGGTTGGGCTTGGCTTGAGTCTGATCCATCAGGCAAGCTCACTGTAACTAAAACAGCAAACCAAGACAACTGCTTGATGAACTCAGATCGCAAACCAATCCTTACTATGGATGTGTGGGAGCATGCCTACTACTTAGAGCATCAAAACCTGCGTCCACAATGGATGGAGACTTTCTTCAAGCTAGTTAACTGGGATGCTGTAGCGAAGAACTATGCAAACGCTAAAGCTGGAAACGCAGTTATCGCTATAAAAGAAGGCGCTGTAGCTTAAATGCCTAAACTAGCGATGATAGGCGCTGGAGCAATGGGACAAGCAATTGCCAAGGGTTTGGTGGAAGCTAAGCTCTACAAAGCTGGTGAGATTAAGTTCTTTGACTTGCGCTTGGATTTACTTGAGGGTTTAGAAAGGCAATATGGTTATGCTTTTGCAGAAAGTTTTGATGAGTTGATCTCTGGGCTAGAACCAGGTTCTAGCTTGCTCTTTGCAGTCAAACCACAAAACATAGATCAAGTACTAGCTGATATTCCAGAGATTGATTCTTCGGTACTGTTGATTTCTATTCTTGCTGGAACTAAAATATCTAAATATCAAGAACG
Protein-coding regions in this window:
- a CDS encoding superoxide dismutase; its protein translation is MTHTLPELPWAMNALEPNYLKSTLEFHYSKHHNAYVTNLNKALEGTGKENTPIEELLSNIKDIPEAKRQAVINNGGGHYNHTLFWQVMAPNAGGEPTGVLADAINASFGSFAEFKTQFVNAGATQFGSGWAWLESDPSGKLTVTKTANQDNCLMNSDRKPILTMDVWEHAYYLEHQNLRPQWMETFFKLVNWDAVAKNYANAKAGNAVIAIKEGAVA